The Gordonibacter urolithinfaciens genome contains a region encoding:
- a CDS encoding TetR/AcrR family transcriptional regulator has translation MMGGAAMARQGIDRAAIAEAAYALAEERGLAGLGIRSVAEACGVSVGTIYNYFPTKDDLLVEVIGTFWQRAFHEDLCLIVEGERFDAFVSRVYAAMSSALAAFRSDWLPQISALSIQGRDEGKMRESATFDHIRAGMRGVLEADAQADPGRAGIEPAELVAFVLESMIAGLCAGEPDCRVLSALLRAGLYGPDAPGAEDAADGAGRLEPPARSTEGAAAAAAGER, from the coding sequence ATGATGGGAGGTGCGGCCATGGCGCGGCAGGGCATCGATCGGGCGGCGATAGCCGAGGCGGCCTACGCGCTGGCGGAGGAGCGCGGGCTGGCGGGCCTGGGTATCCGCAGCGTGGCCGAGGCCTGCGGCGTGTCCGTGGGCACGATCTACAACTACTTTCCGACGAAGGACGACCTCCTGGTGGAGGTTATCGGCACGTTCTGGCAGCGCGCCTTCCACGAGGACCTGTGCCTCATCGTGGAGGGGGAGCGCTTCGACGCCTTCGTCAGTCGGGTTTACGCGGCTATGTCCTCGGCGCTCGCAGCGTTCCGCTCGGACTGGCTGCCCCAGATCAGCGCGCTGTCCATCCAAGGACGCGACGAGGGCAAAATGCGCGAGTCCGCGACGTTCGACCATATACGCGCCGGCATGCGGGGCGTGCTGGAGGCCGACGCGCAGGCCGACCCCGGGCGCGCGGGCATCGAGCCGGCCGAGCTCGTGGCATTCGTGCTCGAGAGCATGATCGCCGGATTGTGCGCGGGCGAGCCCGACTGCCGCGTGCTCTCGGCGCTGCTGCGCGCGGGGCTCTATGGACCGGACGCGCCGGGTGCGGAAGATGCGGCAGACGGCGCGGGAAGGCTGGAGCCCCCCGCGCGCAGCACGGAAGGGGCGGCCGCGGCGGCCGCCGGGGAAAGGTGA